The following proteins are encoded in a genomic region of Montipora foliosa isolate CH-2021 chromosome 10, ASM3666993v2, whole genome shotgun sequence:
- the LOC137972492 gene encoding PHD finger protein 24-like, producing MGNVVHGGREKKIDPAPLIVTVRAVGAFKAKANEARRRRESTTDQADHILQGEYERKYFANGIKSQKLASIDETLEQSSTNDSEKEVLKFVHSVNVGDHDHILSINDTDVAWTALRVSASADSGRQETVQQGRTPTWESHCYICGSSNTNSPLNRCRICPRIYHTDCMESRGYLSQGLSRKTLELSKTDIGWSCFYCEDLLSLLTDTEKIEMMETFDFIDKNQDSLINREEYLAYQSDCYRKETGMEMPGYRKEIEERTFADMDRKGTGLIDWWNYLIPMCVRKLTERKGIPVTFLTKQEVFKVREIFKQYDQYGCGEISRGSSKKAFKTWYLSLINLPPERVPIWDWLGSDWIDDKEHHGLLLEQWYDTVKWEEFVEDHAMHILAARPNTGSLKPYITRMES from the exons ATGGGAAACGTGGTACATGGCGGGAGGGAGAAGAAAATTGATCCCGCACCACTTATTGTCACTGTTAGAGCCGTAGGAGCTTTTAAAGCCAAAGCAAATGAAGCCAGACGAAGACGGGAGTCAACAACAGACCAAGCAGATCATATTTTGCAAGGGGAATATGAACGGAAGTACTTTGCAAATGGTATAAAATCACAAAAGCTTGCCTCAATAGATGAAACACTAGAACAATCATCCACAAATGATTCAGAAAAAGAAGTCTTGAAGTTTGTACACAG CGTGAATGTTGGTGATCACGACCATATCCTCTCAATAAATGATACAGATGTGGCTTGGACAGCATTACGAGTATCGGCAAGCGCTGACAGCGGCAGACAGGAGACCGTGCAACAGGGACGTACG CCTACATGGGAGAGCCACTGTTATATTTGTGGCTCATCGAACACGAACAGTCCTTTAAATCGCTGCCGGATATGTCCACGAATTTACCACACAGACTGCATGGAAAGCCGTGGTTACCTTTCACAAGGTCTATCACGCAAAACACTGGAGCTGTCAAAGACAGACATAGGATGGAGCTGTTTTTACTGC GAGGACTTATTGAGTCTTTTAACTGATACAGAAAAGATTGAAATGATGGAGACGTTTGATTTCATTGACAAAAACCAAG ATTCCCTTATAAATAGAGAAGAGTACCTCGCATACCAGAGCGACTGCTATCGCAAAGAAACAGGAATGGAAATGCCAGGATATCGCAAGGAAATCGAGGAGAGGACATTTGCAGATATGGACAGAAAAGGAACTGGACTCATTGATTGGTGGAATTATTTGATACCCATGTGTGTCAGAAAATTAACAGAGAGGAAG GGTATTCCTGTTACGTTTTTGACGAAACAAGAAGTTTTCAAAGTTAGAGAAATTTTTAAACAATACGACCAATATGGATGCGGAGAAATAAGCAGAGGATCTTCAAAAAAGGCATTTAAAACATGGTACCTTTCCTTGATAAATCTCCCTCCTGAACGAGTCCCCATCTGGGACTGGCTTGGGTCAGATTGGATCGACGACAAAGAGCACCATGGACTTCTGCTTGAACAGTGGTATGACACAGTTAAATGGGAAGAATTCGTAGAGGATCATGCAATGCATATCTTAGCCGCTCGGCCAAATACTGGCTCCTTGAAGCCGTATATTACCCGAATGGAATCTTAG
- the LOC137973657 gene encoding tetratricopeptide repeat protein 4-like translates to MADKKAESAKKKAVELDKEIDDYIESLKKKSGGKKREPAFTEDNWEEEFEKVPAFMTHVPTLEEIDNNPALAAIQALKYEDEDPIARTEAFKEDGNYHYKKKQFREAIAAYTEGIKVKCDREELNAILYTNRATAHFSLGNNRSALSDATVAWKLQPKYMKAIIRGASACVELKKYEDALKWCDSGLAIEPQNPKLLELRVKSIMEQKRMSRDQRKALLKEKKEKSQAEALLSAVKARGVHLEHESDLATSVSDGGLDVKVQLDAGGVLSWPVMFVYPEYHETDFISSFCEDDRLSDHLYAMLEEESPSWDTERKYQVASIEVYFEDALRGKLCLVQISKRLKEVLSDYRLMVRQRTPSFIILSKKSSFRTSFLQRYTVER, encoded by the exons ATGGCCGACAAGAAGGCAGAGTCGGCAAAGAAGAAAGCGGTGGAGCTGGATAAGGAAATTGACGACTATATAGAGTCTCTCAAAAAGAAATCGGGTGGTAAAAAGCGAGAACCTGCATTTACAGAGGACAATTGGGAAGAG GAATTTGAGAAAGTCCCTGCTTTTATGACTCATGTCCCAACACTAGAAGAGATTGACAATAATCCAGCATTAGCTGCAATTCAAGCCTTAAAATACGAGGATGAAGACCCTATAG cAAGAACAGAAGCATTTAAAGAGGATGGAAATTATCActacaagaaaaaacaattccGTGAGGCTATTGCAGCATATACTGAAGGGATTAAAGTCAAGTGTGATAGAGAGGAATTGAATGCAATCCTCTATACCAACAGAGCAACGGCTCATTTTAGTTTGG GAAATAATCGAAGTGCACTGAGTGATGCAACTGTTGCTTGGAAGTTGCAGCCAAAATACATGAAGGCCATTATAAGAG GTGCAAGTGCGTGTGTGGAGCTTAAAAAATATGAAGATGCCCTAAAATGGTGTGACAGTGGCTTGGCA ataGAGCCTCAAAATCCAAAGCTGTTAGAACTCAGAGTGAAGTCCATCATGGAACAGAAGAGAATGTCAAGGGATCAAAGGAAGGCGttattgaaagaaaagaaagagaagtCGCAGGCTGAAGCATTGTTATCAGCAgtaaag GCACGAGGTGTGCACTTGGAACATGAGAGCGACCTTGCTACTTCTGTATCTGATGGTGGGTTGGACGTTAAGGTGCAATTGGATGCAGGTGGAGTTCTTTCCTGGCCTGTGATGTTCGTGTATccagagtaccatgaaacagaTTTCATATCTTCATTTTGCGAAGATGACAG GTTATCAGATCATCTTTATGCTATGCTCGAGGAGGAATCCCCTTCTTGGGATACCGAAAGAAAATACCAAGTCGCCAGCATAGAG gtCTACTTTGAGGATGCTTTACGCGGAAAGTTATGTTTGGTGCAAATTAGCAAGCGCTTGAAAGAGGTGCTCTCAGACTACAG GTTAATGGTGAGACAACGCACCCCATCATTTATCATCCTCAGCAAGAAGTCTTCCTTCAGAACTTCTTTTCTCCAGCGATACACAGTTGAACGATGA